The proteins below are encoded in one region of Candidatus Methylacidiphilales bacterium:
- a CDS encoding autotransporter domain-containing protein: MLFTHKEFGWNWTGFKSLRFQAVAIRPASVLVLSACTLFAICPAQLKAATITWTGSKDNRWNSTSSVSGNVYNNRANWGGSSFPGSSDTVVFDDTSSQTNVQVQTRTKFKVFGVTITADTAYQANIQKIVFNNSTESYTITVPQNTLLPSSIRTNEIDVNGSGNVTFNGATGGLLADAFLTVSNTASPTITIAGAGTGSLALNIKIQDQGLLPTTPVSVVYNHTGGLTTVTGTNTYTGGTNFQGGVVSISSDTNLGNAGGTVTFSGGTLKTTADITTNRATTLEANATFDVAGGTTLTWSGTIADGSSSNGVIKKGNGELNLSGTNSYTGDTKLNNGNVAINNDNSLGDNTLGTAGKVIFSGGSLEAVANVTSNHNAKLNSDGTINVDGGSTLTWSGTISGGGDLIKTGSGNLDLFGSNTYTGNTKINKGNVVINNDNSLGNGGTVIFNGGGLEAVASVTSTHAAKLKANSTITVDSGATLRWNGVIDESGGSYGINKTGSGTLVFNKSNTYTGNTDVQGGHLINRATLSSALVTVEAGAILSGKGNYNGSIDNFGSFYRRTITTGTHSVGGDFTTESGSNWSVNVDGLNADLLNVTGNIIINGGTLTVHDLSTTTPRGTELTIATASTVTGSFTNLVLGAFTLRYDPADLLLIAGGAPNFGALNLTVNQKNIADMLTPLFTSPNLPPDLDQTILPLLNNLPPGDLAAVLDQLTPEQLAALSRICFSYNNTQFHNLESRLAEIRGGSTGLSVNNLAFYNMDGSLRMDAPLWADAGSGGPGSALHPASSPFTMSSDNPWGFFASGTGQFGNVEGGLNGPGYDFTTGGLTLGADYRIAKNFVLGFATGYAGSEANVDQHGSKVDVNSAKFGFYASYFDPKLKDLKTGWYADSYVGGAWNSYEVKRNINFGGLNRNALGTPDGMEFNTFLGGGYDYHTGIFTLGPTGRLQYNKLFVNGYTETGADSLNLKVNPFDAESLKSSLGVKLAWTAPAWGIQWSWKTYAMWQHEFLDNGKSVSSQFADGAGGSFGTSLDDTVGRDNAAMGLQINAAISNTISVFLGYDAELNADYQSQSINGGVNVAF, from the coding sequence ATGTTATTCACTCACAAGGAGTTTGGTTGGAATTGGACGGGATTTAAGTCGCTGCGTTTTCAAGCGGTTGCCATCCGACCTGCAAGCGTTCTGGTTTTGAGCGCTTGTACGTTATTTGCAATCTGCCCGGCCCAATTGAAGGCGGCCACCATCACATGGACCGGATCGAAAGACAACCGATGGAATTCCACGTCGAGCGTTTCAGGGAATGTCTATAATAACAGGGCAAACTGGGGAGGATCATCCTTTCCGGGGAGCAGCGACACCGTTGTGTTTGATGACACATCGTCCCAAACCAATGTGCAGGTTCAAACCCGCACCAAATTCAAGGTGTTCGGCGTCACCATTACGGCCGACACGGCCTATCAAGCGAATATTCAAAAAATCGTATTCAACAACAGCACCGAATCATACACCATCACCGTGCCGCAAAATACGCTTTTGCCCAGTTCGATCCGGACAAATGAGATCGATGTCAATGGCAGTGGCAATGTGACCTTCAATGGCGCGACGGGCGGGTTGTTGGCCGACGCATTTTTGACTGTTTCGAACACAGCCTCCCCGACTATTACCATCGCAGGGGCCGGTACGGGCAGTCTGGCTTTGAACATCAAGATTCAAGACCAGGGCCTTCTCCCGACAACTCCTGTGAGCGTGGTTTACAACCATACGGGCGGCCTTACCACGGTTACAGGAACCAACACCTACACCGGTGGAACCAATTTTCAGGGAGGTGTTGTCTCGATCAGTTCGGACACAAATCTGGGCAATGCCGGCGGAACGGTGACGTTTTCCGGCGGCACCCTGAAAACAACGGCGGACATCACCACAAACCGCGCCACAACGTTGGAAGCCAATGCCACATTCGATGTGGCCGGTGGCACAACTTTGACCTGGAGCGGTACGATAGCGGACGGCAGCAGCAGCAATGGCGTCATCAAGAAAGGCAACGGTGAACTGAATTTGTCTGGAACCAACAGCTACACCGGCGACACAAAACTTAATAATGGCAATGTCGCAATCAACAACGACAACAGCCTGGGCGACAACACACTCGGGACAGCCGGTAAAGTGATCTTCAGCGGAGGCTCTCTGGAAGCGGTGGCGAATGTGACATCCAACCACAATGCGAAGCTCAATAGCGATGGCACGATCAATGTCGATGGCGGTTCGACCCTCACATGGAGCGGCACAATCAGCGGCGGCGGCGACCTGATCAAGACAGGCAGCGGTAATCTGGATTTGTTCGGAAGCAACACCTACACCGGCAATACGAAAATCAACAAGGGCAACGTCGTCATCAACAACGACAACAGCCTGGGCAACGGCGGCACAGTGATTTTCAATGGCGGCGGACTGGAAGCGGTGGCTAGCGTCACTTCCACCCACGCCGCCAAACTCAAGGCAAACAGCACCATTACCGTGGATAGCGGTGCCACCTTGCGATGGAATGGCGTGATTGATGAGAGCGGTGGCAGTTATGGAATCAACAAGACGGGGAGCGGCACACTGGTGTTTAACAAAAGCAATACCTACACCGGCAATACCGATGTTCAGGGCGGCCACCTCATCAACAGGGCAACACTTTCAAGCGCGCTGGTGACGGTTGAGGCCGGCGCCATCTTGTCCGGCAAAGGCAATTATAACGGAAGCATCGACAATTTTGGCTCCTTCTACCGCAGGACCATCACGACGGGGACCCATTCGGTGGGCGGCGACTTTACCACGGAATCGGGAAGCAACTGGTCCGTCAATGTGGATGGACTCAACGCGGACCTGCTCAATGTCACCGGAAACATTATTATCAATGGCGGCACCTTGACGGTGCATGACCTGAGCACGACCACGCCGCGCGGCACGGAATTGACGATTGCCACGGCAAGCACAGTGACAGGATCGTTCACGAATCTGGTTTTGGGCGCCTTCACCCTGCGCTATGACCCGGCCGATTTGCTCCTCATAGCGGGTGGGGCGCCGAATTTTGGCGCTCTCAATCTGACCGTGAACCAGAAGAATATTGCGGACATGCTGACGCCCTTGTTTACATCTCCAAACCTGCCTCCCGATTTGGACCAGACCATCCTGCCTCTTTTGAACAATCTGCCTCCGGGGGATTTGGCGGCCGTCCTGGACCAACTGACTCCGGAGCAACTGGCGGCGCTTTCCAGAATTTGTTTTTCCTATAACAACACGCAATTTCACAACCTTGAAAGCCGCCTGGCCGAGATTCGCGGCGGCTCAACGGGGTTGAGCGTCAACAATCTGGCATTTTATAATATGGATGGCAGCTTGCGGATGGATGCTCCCCTATGGGCGGATGCGGGCTCCGGCGGGCCAGGTTCCGCACTGCATCCTGCGTCATCCCCATTTACCATGTCTTCGGATAATCCCTGGGGCTTTTTTGCCAGCGGCACCGGCCAGTTCGGCAATGTGGAAGGCGGATTAAACGGGCCCGGTTATGACTTCACCACGGGCGGACTGACCCTGGGCGCCGATTACCGAATCGCAAAAAATTTCGTACTGGGTTTTGCAACCGGCTATGCAGGAAGCGAAGCCAACGTGGACCAGCACGGGAGCAAAGTGGATGTGAATTCGGCCAAATTCGGCTTCTACGCAAGTTATTTCGACCCCAAATTGAAGGACCTCAAAACGGGTTGGTATGCCGACAGCTATGTGGGCGGGGCCTGGAACAGCTATGAGGTGAAGCGAAACATTAACTTCGGCGGATTGAACCGGAATGCGCTAGGAACCCCTGATGGCATGGAATTCAACACGTTTCTCGGTGGCGGGTATGATTACCATACCGGCATTTTTACCCTGGGTCCGACGGGTAGGCTCCAGTACAACAAGCTCTTTGTGAACGGTTATACCGAAACGGGCGCGGATTCACTCAATTTGAAGGTCAATCCGTTTGATGCGGAGAGTCTGAAGTCAAGTTTGGGGGTCAAACTGGCCTGGACAGCGCCGGCCTGGGGCATCCAGTGGAGTTGGAAAACATACGCAATGTGGCAGCATGAGTTTTTGGACAATGGCAAAAGCGTCAGTTCGCAATTTGCGGACGGCGCGGGCGGTTCCTTTGGCACCTCCCTTGATGATACCGTGGGACGCGACAACGCGGCGATGGGCCTGCAGATCAATGCCGCCATCAGCAATACCATTTCTGTCTTCCTCGGCTATGACGCGGAACTCAACGCCGATTACCAAAGCCAGAGCATCAACGGCGGCGTCAACGTGGCTTTTTGA
- a CDS encoding SDR family oxidoreductase codes for MFQPDPKCYVLITGASSGIGEGLAREFARRGQPLILTARRRDRLKALARELSSQTRVEWVAADLNDPSGPGRLAAACKKKKWRVMGLANNAGLGFNKSFSKLSANEIGRMMQVNMSALVELTRLFLPQIRRSGNGFVLNLASTAAFQPVPYFSVYAASKAFVVSFSEALHEELRREGVQVCCLCPGPVATEFQQVAGMSPRFFARSQSVDDVVRAAMRLLAGRGAIAWTSWFQRIFSAVSEATPRGARRRIAAGLMKWSGAE; via the coding sequence ATGTTTCAGCCCGACCCGAAATGTTATGTCTTGATCACAGGCGCCAGCAGCGGAATTGGAGAGGGCCTTGCGCGCGAGTTTGCGCGGCGCGGCCAGCCTCTGATCCTGACCGCCCGGCGGCGGGACCGGCTGAAAGCTCTGGCCCGGGAGCTATCCTCACAGACACGCGTGGAATGGGTGGCGGCGGATTTGAACGACCCATCAGGGCCGGGCCGCCTTGCGGCAGCCTGCAAGAAAAAGAAATGGCGGGTCATGGGCCTGGCGAACAATGCGGGGTTGGGTTTCAATAAAAGTTTCAGCAAGTTGTCAGCCAATGAAATCGGACGCATGATGCAGGTGAACATGTCGGCCCTGGTGGAGTTGACCCGCCTGTTCCTGCCTCAGATCCGGCGTTCGGGAAATGGATTTGTGCTGAACCTGGCCTCCACGGCCGCATTCCAGCCGGTGCCCTATTTTTCGGTTTATGCCGCGAGCAAGGCATTCGTCGTTTCATTCAGCGAAGCCCTGCATGAGGAATTGCGCCGCGAAGGGGTGCAGGTCTGCTGCCTGTGTCCCGGACCGGTGGCGACCGAGTTCCAGCAGGTTGCCGGAATGAGCCCGCGCTTTTTTGCGCGCAGCCAGTCGGTGGACGACGTGGTGCGGGCCGCGATGCGGCTGCTGGCCGGAAGAGGCGCGATTGCCTGGACCTCCTGGTTTCAGCGGATTTTTTCCGCAGTTTCGGAAGCGACGCCCCGTGGTGCCCGCCGCCGGATTGCCGCCGGCCTCATGAAATGGAGCGGGGCGGAGTAG
- the ispF gene encoding 2-C-methyl-D-erythritol 2,4-cyclodiphosphate synthase, with the protein MNRVGIGYDVHRLVEGRKLILGGVEIPHHLGLDGHSDADVLIHAIADALLGAIGSSDIGHHFPNSDPKWKNVSSLVFLHEIRVMLQKKGAMINNIDATLIAEAPKIVPHIPAMKKALAEALIVTMDRIGIKATTNETMGFVGRKEGISAFAVASVELP; encoded by the coding sequence ATGAATCGCGTCGGAATCGGCTATGATGTCCACCGTTTGGTGGAAGGCAGAAAATTAATCCTCGGAGGGGTGGAGATCCCGCATCATCTGGGTCTGGACGGACATTCCGACGCCGATGTGCTGATTCATGCCATCGCCGACGCCTTGCTCGGCGCCATCGGCTCCTCCGATATCGGCCATCATTTTCCCAACTCCGATCCCAAATGGAAAAACGTTTCCAGCCTGGTCTTTCTCCATGAAATCCGGGTCATGCTGCAAAAAAAAGGCGCCATGATCAATAATATCGATGCCACGCTCATTGCCGAAGCGCCGAAAATTGTGCCCCACATTCCCGCCATGAAAAAGGCTTTGGCTGAAGCGCTGATTGTCACGATGGATCGCATCGGCATCAAGGCCACCACGAATGAAACGATGGGATTTGTGGGGCGGAAGGAAGGAATCTCAGCTTTCGCGGTCGCAAGCGTTGAATTGCCATAA
- the tmk gene encoding dTMP kinase yields MAKSKFITFEGSEGCGKTTQIQLLTDWLVQRGASVLCCREPGGTPLGEAVRHLLKHDPAGEGMAAETELLLFAASRAELVRKVIFPALQKGAWIICDRFHDSTSVYQGIARGLNAQAVNAINAFAINGARPSLTLVLDLDASEARNRMLRRPRPVGESDRMENEPIGFYEKVTEGYRVLARNEPERVKLIPASGSRDEVFQKIIKELKDAFPGGLD; encoded by the coding sequence ATGGCGAAATCCAAGTTTATCACTTTTGAAGGTTCGGAGGGTTGCGGTAAAACCACCCAAATCCAACTCCTGACGGATTGGCTGGTACAGCGCGGCGCTTCCGTCCTGTGTTGCCGCGAACCGGGAGGGACTCCCTTGGGCGAAGCCGTGCGCCATTTGTTGAAGCATGATCCTGCGGGGGAGGGAATGGCAGCCGAGACGGAGCTTTTGCTTTTTGCCGCCAGCCGGGCCGAGCTTGTGCGCAAAGTCATCTTCCCCGCCCTGCAAAAAGGGGCTTGGATCATCTGTGACCGGTTTCACGACTCCACGTCCGTTTACCAGGGCATTGCCCGCGGGTTGAATGCGCAGGCCGTCAATGCCATCAATGCCTTTGCCATCAATGGCGCCCGGCCTTCGCTCACTCTCGTCCTGGACCTGGACGCCTCGGAAGCGCGCAACCGCATGTTGCGCCGTCCGCGTCCGGTGGGGGAAAGCGACCGCATGGAAAACGAGCCGATCGGGTTCTATGAAAAAGTCACGGAAGGTTACCGGGTCCTTGCGCGGAACGAACCGGAGCGCGTCAAATTGATTCCGGCTTCGGGTTCCCGGGACGAAGTATTTCAAAAAATCATCAAGGAGCTGAAAGATGCCTTTCCCGGCGGACTGGATTGA
- the accB gene encoding acetyl-CoA carboxylase biotin carboxyl carrier protein: MELKEIKAVIDLMSRNGLTEFELERDNFKIRICKSSAGGSPQFTVHAPVPQALPGSSPQPFSPAPAAPAKQNLPTINSPMVGTFYRSPSPDSAAYVEPGAEVNEETVVCIIEAMKVMNEIKAEMKGVITEILVEGGKPVEFGQPLFSIKPL; this comes from the coding sequence GTGGAACTCAAAGAAATCAAAGCTGTCATCGATCTCATGTCCCGCAACGGACTGACTGAATTCGAACTCGAACGGGACAATTTTAAAATCCGGATCTGCAAATCCTCTGCGGGTGGAAGCCCGCAGTTCACCGTCCATGCGCCCGTACCGCAGGCTTTGCCCGGATCATCCCCACAACCTTTTTCTCCGGCGCCCGCCGCTCCTGCCAAACAAAATCTTCCCACCATCAACTCGCCCATGGTCGGCACCTTTTACCGCTCCCCGTCGCCCGACTCCGCCGCCTATGTCGAGCCCGGCGCCGAGGTAAATGAAGAAACCGTGGTCTGTATCATCGAAGCCATGAAAGTCATGAACGAAATCAAGGCCGAGATGAAAGGGGTGATTACCGAAATTTTGGTGGAAGGCGGAAAACCCGTCGAATTCGGCCAGCCCCTGTTCTCAATTAAACCTCTCTAG
- the accC gene encoding acetyl-CoA carboxylase biotin carboxylase subunit — translation MFDKVLIANRGEIALRIIRACKELGVHTVAVYSEADADSIHVHVADEAICIGKGAGTESYLKIDRIISAAEISDVDAIHPGYGFLSERAHFAEVCQSCNITFIGPSANAIKRMGDKASARETARKAGVPITPGSDGPVDTEQEAVKVAKKIGYPVMIKAVAGGGGKGMRPAHNDVSLIQGFHAARLEAEKAFGNPSIYIEKLIENPHHIEFQIMGDKKGKIVHVGERDCSIQRRNQKLLEESPSPLMTAELRKKMGRAAIKLAQEVEYENAGTIEFLVDDDGNYYFMEMNTRIQVEHPVTEEVYGVDLVKEQIRIAAGEPLGKDFDDLKPLRHAIEFRINAEDPFNDFRPSPGKIDLYYPPGGHGIRMDSHVYGGYSIPPYYDSMIGKLIAYGHDRKTALSRLSRALDEIVIRGIATTIPLGQIILRDVEFRRGKYSTHFVQDLLEQKGQLMPKYDQK, via the coding sequence ATGTTTGATAAAGTTTTGATCGCCAATCGGGGTGAAATCGCGCTCCGCATCATCCGGGCCTGCAAGGAGCTGGGCGTCCACACCGTGGCCGTTTACTCCGAGGCGGATGCCGACTCCATCCATGTCCATGTCGCCGATGAGGCCATTTGCATCGGCAAAGGCGCCGGCACCGAAAGTTACCTCAAGATCGACCGGATCATCAGCGCGGCGGAAATCTCCGATGTCGATGCCATCCATCCCGGTTATGGATTTCTTTCCGAACGGGCCCACTTCGCCGAAGTCTGCCAGAGTTGCAACATCACTTTCATCGGCCCCTCCGCCAATGCCATTAAACGAATGGGCGACAAAGCTTCCGCGCGCGAAACAGCGCGAAAAGCGGGCGTGCCCATCACACCCGGCAGCGATGGACCGGTCGATACCGAGCAGGAAGCTGTTAAAGTCGCAAAAAAAATCGGTTACCCGGTCATGATCAAGGCCGTGGCCGGCGGCGGCGGCAAGGGGATGCGGCCGGCGCACAACGATGTCAGTCTCATCCAGGGATTCCATGCCGCGCGGCTCGAAGCGGAAAAAGCCTTTGGCAACCCGTCCATTTACATCGAAAAACTCATCGAAAATCCGCACCACATCGAGTTCCAGATCATGGGCGACAAAAAAGGGAAAATCGTCCATGTCGGGGAACGCGACTGCTCCATCCAGCGCCGCAACCAAAAGCTGCTGGAAGAGTCACCCTCGCCGCTCATGACGGCCGAACTGCGCAAGAAAATGGGGCGCGCCGCCATCAAGCTGGCGCAGGAAGTCGAGTATGAGAATGCCGGCACGATTGAATTTCTGGTTGATGACGACGGAAATTATTATTTCATGGAAATGAACACCCGCATCCAGGTTGAGCATCCCGTCACGGAGGAGGTTTACGGCGTGGATCTGGTGAAGGAACAAATCCGCATCGCAGCGGGTGAACCGCTGGGCAAGGACTTCGACGATTTGAAACCCCTGCGCCATGCCATTGAATTCCGCATTAATGCCGAGGATCCCTTCAACGATTTCCGCCCGTCGCCCGGCAAAATCGACCTCTATTACCCGCCGGGCGGCCATGGCATCCGCATGGATTCGCATGTCTATGGCGGCTACTCCATTCCGCCGTATTACGACTCCATGATCGGCAAACTCATCGCCTACGGGCATGACCGGAAAACAGCGCTCAGCAGGCTCAGCCGCGCCCTGGACGAAATTGTCATCCGGGGAATTGCCACCACCATTCCGTTAGGTCAGATCATCCTTCGCGACGTCGAATTCCGCCGCGGAAAGTATTCCACTCATTTTGTGCAGGACCTCCTTGAACAAAAGGGCCAGTTGATGCCCAAGTATGACCAGAAATGA